TCATTACATTGCCACCGATATTGCAGAATTGATGGCAAAGAACTGATGCTGAGATAATGGCAAAGTCCTCAACAGTAACCTCGCCTGCAAGCTTTGTTGAATTGCCGATAATGATATTTGAACCAATCACGCAGTCGTGGGCTATGTGCATATTCTCCATAAGGAGGTTATTGCTACCGACAATAGTAGTGCCCTTTGAGGCTGTTCCTCTTGAAATCGTTACGTTTTCGCGAATAGAATTGTTGTTTCCGATTTCACAGAGGCTCTCTTCGCCCACGAATTTCAAGTCTTGAGGCTTGGTAGAAATGCTTGAACCGGGGAAAAACTCATTGCTGTCTCCAATTCGTGCTCCCGTATGGATGGTTACGCTATTCAAGAGATGGTTATTGTTGCCAATTACCGTATTATCATCAATATAGCAGAACGGGCCTATTATATTGTTGTCGCCAAGTTTTGCATTTGGATGAACAAATGCCAATGGACTGATTTGATTCATAATATCTAAGGTTTTATTTATTCTTTATAATCTGAGCAGTAAACGTTGCTTCCGAAACCACGTTGTCGCCGACAAACATATAGCCCTTCATTGAGCTGATGCCGTGGCGCACTGGCCCGAGAAGTTCTACTCGGAACAACAATGTATCGCCCGGTACTACTTTCTGACGGAACTTCACATCGTCAATCTTCAGGAAGTATGTAGACCAACGTTCAGGCTCCTCCACTTGCGATAGTACGAGCAAGCCACCACATTGAGCCATTGCTTCAATCTGAAGAACGCCCGGCATAACAGGTTCTTGTGGGAAGTGTCCTTGGAAGAAAGGCTCGTTTGAAGTAATGTTCTTCACGCCGACAATATTTGTTGCGCCCATTGCAATGACTTTATCTACCAACTGCATTGGATAGCGATGGGGAAGCAGCTCACGGATGCGTATGTTATCCATAAGTGGTTCTTCGTTCGGATCGTACATCGGAGCTTGAATCTCGTGTTTACGGATGTCCTTGCGAATCATACGGGCAAACTTGTTGTTTACAGTATGACCCGGACGTGTTGCTACGATTCTGCCTTTTAGTGGCTTGCCAATCAAGGCAACATCGCCAATAATATCCAAGAGCTTATGGCGTGTGCATTCGTTGTCCCACATCAAAGGCTTGTGCTGAATGTAACCGATGTTATTTGCGTCCATATAAGGGACTTTGAGCAAATCTGCAAGCTGGTCCAACGTTGTTTGTTCAACCTGACGCTCGTATATGACAATGGCATTATCCAAATCGCCTCCCTTAATAAGGTTAGCCTGCAACAATGGCATTATGTCTCTTACAAAGACGAATGTTCGTGCAGGTGCAATTTCCTTGGCATAATCCTCAATACGGTCGAGGGTGGCAAACTGGCTGCTGATGAACTTGGAATCAAAGGAACACATCGCCGTAATGGAAAATTCATCGTCGGGAAGGATTGTAATCACAGAACCTTTTCCGTCCTTGAACTCCATCTTCTTGCGAATGATGTAATAGTCCTTTGGTGCAGACTGGTCTACGATTCCTACTTCATTGATTTTATCAACATACATCGTTGCCGAACCGTCGAGAATAGGAAATTCCGGACCATTTACCTGAATCAGACAGTTGTCGATGCCCATAGCATAAAGAGCCGACATACCGTGTTCAATAGTGCTGACTCTCGCATCGCCTTTTGCCAAGACCGTGCCGCGTTGCGTATCTATAACGTTTTCTGCCACAGCATCGATGACGGGCTGACCTTCGAGGTCAATACGCTGAATCTTGTATCCGTGATTGTCCGGTGCCGGATTGAATGTAACAGTCAGACTTAAACCTGTATGTAAACCGACGCCGAAAAGAGAAAAACTTCCTTTAAGCGTCTTCTGCTTTGTTGTCTCCATATATGTTATTTGTTCTTTTTCAGTTCTTCGATTTCTTTTTGCAAAGCATTCAGTTGCTTGTACATTTCGGGCAGTCTCTGGAATATAGCCTGCGACCTGAAGTAAGGGCGCGACTCCATAGGAGGAGTGCCGATAAGGCTCTGATTGCTTTCAAGACTGCTTGGCACGCCTGACTGCGCACCGAGGAACACCTTATCGCCGATTGTGATATGTCCGGATATGCCTACCTGACCACCAAACATACACCATTGGCCAACCTTCGTAGAGCCGGCGATTCCAACCTGAGCACTCATTACCGTGTTTTCGCCAATATCGTTGTTGTGTGCTATCTGGACAAGATTGTCGAGCTTCACGCCTTTACGAATATAGGTGCTGCCCATTGTAGAACGGTCGATACAGGTGTTTGCGCCAATCTCAACATCGTCTTCAATAGTTACGATACCAATCTGCGGAATCTTGTCGTAGCTGTTGGTCTCAGGATTTGGTGCAAAACCGAAACCATCGGCCCCGATTACGCTTCCTGAATGAATGATATTGTTATTCCCAAGTTTGCAATCGTGATAGATACTTACGTTTGGATAGATGATGCAGTTGCTGCCCAGCTTCACGTTTTCCATAATAGTGGCGTGAGGATAAATCTGGCAGCCGTCGCCGATTTCCACACCGTCTGCAATGTATGCAAATGCGCCGATATAAACATTGTTTCCAATTTTTGCCTTGGGAGAAATAAAAGCCAAAGAATCAACGCCTTGCTTCTTAGGCTTCATACTTTCATACATCTGCAGGAGTTTTGCCACGCAGTCACGTGCATTCTTCACACGGATAAGGGTAGCCTTGGCAGGCTTCTCTACTTTAATACTTTCGTCTACAAGCACTACGGAACATTCCGTATCTGCAAGATAATGAGTATATTTTTCATTCGCAAGAAAAGAGATTGCTCCCTTTTTTCCTTCTTCTATCTTTGCAAAGGTATTGACAACGGCGTTTTCATCTCCGTCAATAGTACCTTGTACTAACTGTGCAATTTGCTTAGCAGTAAATTCCATTCTTTATTTATATGGTTACTTATTTTTGCAAAGATAGCAAAAGTTTGTCATATTCGATGATAACAAAAGTAATATTTACAGATTTTTTTGCTTAGGAGTTCAACGTTCAGAATCTCTGACGCCTCGGTAATATCCCTTAAAGTACCGTCTTTGGAAAGGATGCTTATCTGGTCGTCGTGTATGTCGTACATATCTTTTTGGATGGTGTTCACACTCATCAGGTAGTGGGCATCCTCAAAATTGATGTTCAGCTTTTCGCTGATTTTCTGCTTGTAATCGTTGATGGAATCTTCGGAAACAGGACTATCATAAATCTCAACCTTGAAGAGTTTTCTGTTTATAAGGTCCTGAGCCAGTATGGAAAGTATCTTGTCTTCGTGATTCTGCCACACCTTTATGGCACTCCATATATCGTTGTCGTCCAACTGAATGTAATGCTCCAGTGCTTCCGGGTGTGAATTAAAGAAGTCTGAATCTACTTCATTCTCAAGAAAATATGCAAAAGAGGGCGAGGCAAAGAGCTTATGTCCTTTCTTTATCAAATCCTTTGCACGCAGAAGGGTATTGACGAGTATCTTTTCATAGCCTACTGCTGTCTTGTGGAGATACACTTGCCAATACATCAGCCTTCGGGATGTGAGATAGTTTTCTATGGAATAGATGCCTTTTGACTCTACCACCAGCGAATCGTCCACCACGTTGAGCATCTTGATGATTCGTGCTGAACCGATGTTCCCCTCCGTTACTCCCGTGAAGAAACTGTCGCGCCGCAGATAGTCCAGTCTGTCCATATCGAGCTGGCTGCTGATGAGCTGATGAAGGAATTTCTTGGGATACTCGTTCTTGAAAATCTTGATGGCAAGGTTCAGTTCGCCGTTCATATCGCGATTTATCTGATCCATCATCAACAGGGAGATTTCTTCGTGGGAAATGCCTTTTATCAATGTGTTTTCAAGTACGTGAGAGAATGGTCCGTGCCCGATGTCGTGCATCAGGATTGCTGCCTGTACGGCTTCCACTTCACTATCGAATATGAAGACTCCTTTCTGCTGAAGCGACAGCACAGCCTCGCTCATTAGATGAAATGCACCCAGTGAATGTTGGAACCTTGTGTGCTGCGCACCGGGATATACTACCGGAGCCATTCCTAATTGCTTGATGCGTGTAAGTCGTTGCATCAGAGGATGCTTTACAATATTTAGGAGCAGACCGGTGGGTATCTTGATGAATCCGAACACCGGGTCGTTTATTATCTTACATTCATTCATTTGTGAAAAAGTTTACAACCATATTCTATTCCCTGCAACTCACGATGCTTGGTGCAGTAGGCATTTAAATTCCGTTCAGTACATTAAGCTCAAAAAATATTCCAATTATTCTTCGTTCGTAAATCGCTGTAAATCAGATGATAAATTATCCGCTTACATTCTTGCGAAGATTGCGTTCCATTCTTCGCAAGAATGCGATGCAAACGTGCGAAGATTGTCTGCCGTTCTTCGCACATTTGTAAATCGTATGTTTTATGCGTTGATTGTGGGCATTGTTTCGCTGAATTAATGATACAGTTTCGTTGCACGGATTAAGGAAGTATATCAGAACATTGTGCGAAGAGGATTACTCTCATCAGCAAGTATATAATAAAGGTGTAAGGTGTAAATACGTGTTGGAGACGAATTATTTTCGTCTCCAATAGAGTTAATATGTGAACGTTTTAGAGTTTCGCAAGTTCGGCTGCCATTTCTTCTTGCAGTTCCTTTGCCTTGATGCCAGCCGCTTCGGCAAAGTTTTCTTCATTGCTTGCATAGATGATGCCTCGTGAGGAATTGACCAACAGGCCGCAATCCTTGATGATGCCATACTTGCAGACTTCCTGAAGGCTGCCGCCCTGTGCGCCGACGCCGGGCACGAGCAGGAAACTTTCAGGAGCAAGTTTGCGAATGTCTTCAAACATACGTCCTTGTGTTGCGCCTACTACATATATCAGGTTCTCTGGAGTTCCCCATTCCTGAGATTTGGCCAGCACTCGTTCAAAAAGGCGTGTTCCGTCCTTGTCTTCAAAGAATTGGAAGTCCTGACTGCCCTTGTTGCTTGTGAGAGCCAACAGAACCACCCACTTGTTTTCGTATTCGAGGAATGGCGTTATGCTGTCTTCGCCCATATACGGAGCCACGGTAACTGCGTCCAAATCGTATTCCTTGAAGAATGTGTGGGCATACATCTTTGAAGTGTTGCCAATGTCGCCACGCTTGGCATCGGCTATGATGAAGTGCTTGGGATAATTTTCTTTCAGATAAGTTACCGTGTCTTCAAAAGCCTTGATGCCTTTCAGTCCATAGCATTCGTAGAAGGCGAGATTGGGCTTGTAGGCCACGCAGTAGGGTGCCGTAGCATCGATGATGGCCTTGTTGAAAGCGAAGATAGGGTTTTCCTCTTTTAAAAGGTGCTTGGGCACTTTGTTCAGGTCGGTGTCAAGACCTACGCAGAGAAAACTCTTCTTTGCGAATATTTGTTCGATTAATTGTTTACGGTTCATAAAGATTTTATTTTAGGAGTGAAGGTATTGAGACAAAAAGCGATGGGGATGGAAGAATGAAGACAATAACTTGTTGTGGTATGAACCATTCAGTAATATGATTCAGATAAAGCTTTGTTCTCATTCTTGCGTCCCCATTACTTCTCTGTGCTATAATTCGTTTTCTTTCATCTTCTCGGCATTCTCGGCAACGATCAGTGCATCGATCATATCTTGGATTTCTCCGTTCATAAAGCCGGGAAGGTCGTGGGTGGTAAATCCGATACGGTGGTCGGTTACACGTCCTTGAGGATAGTTGTAGGTGCGGATTTTTGCCGAACGGTCGCCAGTGGAAACCAAGCTCTTGCGGCGGTTTGCAATGTCGTCTACATATTTTTGGTGTTCCCTGTCGTAGATGAAAGTGCGCAGTCGCGAGAGTGCGCGCTCCTTGTTTTTGGGCTGGTCGCGCGTTTCCGTACATTCAATGAGAATTTCCTCCACCTCGCCGGTATTGGGATTCTTCCAAGGATAACGCAGGCGCACACCGGATTCCACCTTGTTCACGTTCTGACCACCTGCGCCACTTGAACGGAAAGTATCCCACTTGATGTCGCCCTCGTTGATGTTTACCTCGAACTTGTCGGCTTCGGGGAGTACGGCAACGGTGGCAGCCGATGTCTGCATACGGCCTTGCGTGTCGGTTGAAGGCACGCGCTGAACGCGGTGAACGCCCGATTCGTATTTCAGGATGCCATAAACGCCGTCGCCCGATACGGCGAAGTCTATCTGCTTGAAACCACCCACGGCACCTTCTGATACCGACGTGATGGAGAGCGTCCAACCTTTCTTGTCGCAATATCTCTTGTACATATTGAAGATGTCGCCTGCAAAGAGGGCGGCTTCGTCGCCACCGGTTCCGGCGCGCACTTCCATCTGCACGTTCTTGTCGTCTTCAGGATCTTTCGGCACGAGCAGCAGCTTTATTTCTTCTTCCAACTTGGGTTGGAGTTCTTCGTTTTCGCTCAGTTCCATACGAGCCATTTCCTTCATATCGGGGTCGCTCTCGTTTGTCAATATATCCTTTGCCTCACTGATAGTCGTGATGCAGTTGATATAACGCTTTCGGGCATTCATAATGTCGCCAAGGTCTTTATATTCCTTCGTGAGCTTGACGTATCTTTGCTGGTCGCTTATAACATCAGGGTCGGTGATGAGTGTTGAAACTTCTTCAAATCGGGCTTCAAGACCATCAAGTTTCTCTAATATACTGTTATTCTCTGCCATTAATTATGTTTGTTTGTTGTTTTTTAAATCGAATCTTCCTCGTTGAAAGGAATGTGATGTGCCTCACGATAATTCTTTCAGCTTGTTGCCTGTATTGGGAATCCTATTGCAAATGCCCTGTAAGACGTTCTTTGATATTTCGGGAATTTCTCGGAAATGCTCTGCAAAGCATTCTTTGACATATCCCTTTCGGAAGTGCCGAATTAATATTCAAAGGTTCCAAATTCAGAATTGATGGTAAGGCTCTTCGGTCCTTCTTCTATGTGGCCGATTACCTGCGCATCAATGTTGAACGACTTGCTGATTGCGATAATCCTGTCGGCAACTTCAGGACGCACGTAGATTTCCATACGGTGTCCCATATTGAACACCTGATACATTTCCTTCCAATCGGTGCCGCTGCATTCCTTGATGGCTTGGAAGAGTGGGGGAACTGGGAACATATTATCCTTTATCACTCTGCAATTCTCGTTTACGAAATGCAGCACTTTGGTCTGTGCGCCACCGGTGCAATGTACCATTCCGTGGATTTCAGGGCGAAGCTCGTCGAGGATGCGCTTGATGACGGGAGCATAAGTGCGGGTAGGGGAGAGAACAAGCTCTCCGGCATTGAGAGGACTGTTTTCCACCTTGTCGTCCAAACGGTACTTGCCGCTGTAAACCAATTCGTTCGGCACGGCGTGGTCGAAACTCTCCGGATATTTTTCTGCCAGATACTTGGCGAACACATCGTGGCGGGCACTGGTCAGTCCGTTGCTTCCCATACCACCGTTGTATTTCTTCTCGTAGGTAGCCTGACCAGTGGAACTCAGACCCACGATGACGTCGCCGGGACGGATGTTGGCATTGTCTATCACGTCCTTGCGCTTCATACGGCAGGTTACGGTGGAGTCTACGATGATGGTACGCACAAGGTCGCCCACGTCGGCTGTTTCTCCTCCTGTCGGATAGATGCCGATACCCATTTCGCGCATTTCGGCCAGCAGTTCATCGGTGCCGTTGATGATGGCAGAGATTACTTCGCCGGGAATGAGCATCTTGTTGCGCCCGATGGTGGAAGACACTAGGATATTATCAACGGCACCTACACACAGCAGGTCGTCGGTATTCATCACGATGGCATCCTGTGCGATGCCTCTCCACACGTCTAAGTTGCCGGTTTCCTTCCAGTACATATAGGCAAGCGACGATTTTGTGCCTGCACCGTCGGCGTGCATAATGTTGCAATACTCTGGGTCTCCCCCGAGAATGTCGGGAATGATCTTGCAAAAAGCCTGCGGATAGAGACCCTTGTCGATATTCTTGATGGCATTATGCACATCTTCCTTGGCAGCACTTACGCCGCGCATCATATATCTGTTGTCCATATTCTAATTAATTGACGAGTGAACGGGTTGTTTGCTCTCCCGTGCAGCGTCTGCCCAAACGTGAGAGGACAGACGCTCCATCGGCGACCGTGCCGCTTACTGCCTGAAACTTAATGGCAGGCGATACAAAGCCTTCACTTTCTTGCCCTTCGATTCGCCCGGTTTCCAATTCGGCATCAGACGGATAAGGCGCACGCCCTCCTTGGCAAAAGCAAGAATACATTCTTTCTTCAGCTTTTCCTGCTGTTCGACGGTCAATTTGTCGAAAAACTTTTTATCGTAGCTCGAGATGGTGCAATCCTTGGCAGTAATGTCCGTGATGCTTCCATCCTTGTCGATGGCGAAGCTCATCAGTACCCGCCCTTGCACGCCAGCCTCCATAGCCTTCGTGGGGTATTGAATGTTCTTTGAGAGAAACTGAAGCAATGCTTGCTCGCCACCGGGAAAGGAGGGCATCTTGTCGGCATCGCAACTGGTTTCAGCCTTGGTGCTGCCTGTTGCCCGAACGGTCTGTGCCATACTGTTTACGGTCATAGACACGATAAACAGAAGCAGGATAAATGTTTTTTGCTTCATAAGATATAATTTTGATTTTGCGCTGCAAAGGTAGTATATATTTGTTGATTTTGAGCCGAATACAGAGATAAAATTTCCTTTTGCCCGCCTGATTTGGACAACTATAAACTGGTGGTCGGGAAATATCACGTAATATTTAGGGAAATATCACGTGATATTTGAGCAAATATTACGTGATATTTGGACGAATATCACGTGATATTCTTTTAAAAAACACGTGATAAAATTTGTTTTTATGAAAAATAATGCCGATATTAGCAGCAGAATAGAATATTGGCTGCCTGTATGAATGAACCCCCGCGAGGGCAGCTTTATCGGGGAAACTAAATTTATTACGCTTATGGCAAACAGACCATTGGCCTATACGCTGACCTCACAGAAGGCTACGGTAGGCAAATTCAAGGACAAGAAAGTATTCAGAGCACGCCCGACAGGACGCAAGCGCGTTGACTACCGTTCGTTCTGCGACGAGGTTGCCAATGCCACGACCTTCAAGGGTGCAGAGGTGGAAGCTGTGCTCCGGCTCGCTGCCGAGATTGCAAAGAAGCACGTTGAGAACGGAGACATTGTGGAGTATGGCGACCTTGGCACGCTCTCGCCGTCGTTCCAGAGTAAGATGGTGGAGAAAAAGGAGGATTTCAATCCCCGCGTTCACATCACGAAGCCAGTCGTGAAGCTCGCTCCGTCGAAACGCTACTTCACGCTGGAGGGTGTTACCTATGAGCGTGTGGAGAGCGTGAAGCCGTCCGGGGAAGGTGGCTCTTCATCGGAAGAAGAAAGTATGGATCCATAATGATGATTCTGCTTTATCGTAAACATTGACGAGGGCAGCCGACTGATTTCGGCTGCCCTCGCTTTTCTTTTGCCGGAATTTGGCAACAGGGTCGGATAAAATTTGTGTATTGATATTCTTTGATTCAGAGTTGCATCTTACCGTTCTTCTCTCCCGTTCCAAAATTCCCAACTTGCGAATGCCTGAAGGAGAAGCATTTCGAGTCCGTTCTTTACGGTTGCTCCGTGTTTGCGCCCCTTTTTCATAAAGAGCGTTTCGTCGGGATTGTATATCAGGTCGTATAATAGATTGTGGCTGTCCATAGCTTCGTAGGGAAGGTTCGGACATTGGTCCACCTTGGGATACATTCCCAACGGCGTGCAGTTTATGATTACATTGAACTTCCTGATAATCTTCGGCGACAGGTCGTCGTAGGTAAGTCCGTTGAGAACCTTTTCCCTTGAAACGAACTTCGTTTCCAGTCCGAGTGATTTCAGTCCGTAGTCTACTGCCTTTGCGGCACCACCGGTTCCGAGTATGAGTGCTCTCTTATGGTAACGCTCCAATAGGGGTTCAATGCTGCGAGTGAATCCTATCGCATCGCTGTTGAAGCCCTTCAGGGTAGTTTTGCTTCCGTTGTGCTCCACACGGATAACGTTCACCGCGCCTATTGCCTTGGCTTCCGGAGACATAGAGTCAAGATACTTTATCACTTGTTCCTTGTAGGGAATCGTTACGTTGAGCCCCTTCAGTTCAGGATTCGTGTTCAGAATCTCGCGTAAATTATCAATGGCAGGTATCTCAAAGTTGATGTATTCT
The Prevotella sp. HUN102 genome window above contains:
- the lpxA gene encoding acyl-ACP--UDP-N-acetylglucosamine O-acyltransferase, producing MNQISPLAFVHPNAKLGDNNIIGPFCYIDDNTVIGNNNHLLNSVTIHTGARIGDSNEFFPGSSISTKPQDLKFVGEESLCEIGNNNSIRENVTISRGTASKGTTIVGSNNLLMENMHIAHDCVIGSNIIIGNSTKLAGEVTVEDFAIISASVLCHQFCNIGGNVMIQGGSRFSQDIPPYIIAGKEPIRYAGINIIGLRRKGFSNETIDKIHEAYRILYGEGTREENIQKIKDTMEIIPEIQHIIDFVQASKRGIIK
- a CDS encoding bifunctional UDP-3-O-[3-hydroxymyristoyl] N-acetylglucosamine deacetylase/3-hydroxyacyl-ACP dehydratase; this encodes METTKQKTLKGSFSLFGVGLHTGLSLTVTFNPAPDNHGYKIQRIDLEGQPVIDAVAENVIDTQRGTVLAKGDARVSTIEHGMSALYAMGIDNCLIQVNGPEFPILDGSATMYVDKINEVGIVDQSAPKDYYIIRKKMEFKDGKGSVITILPDDEFSITAMCSFDSKFISSQFATLDRIEDYAKEIAPARTFVFVRDIMPLLQANLIKGGDLDNAIVIYERQVEQTTLDQLADLLKVPYMDANNIGYIQHKPLMWDNECTRHKLLDIIGDVALIGKPLKGRIVATRPGHTVNNKFARMIRKDIRKHEIQAPMYDPNEEPLMDNIRIRELLPHRYPMQLVDKVIAMGATNIVGVKNITSNEPFFQGHFPQEPVMPGVLQIEAMAQCGGLLVLSQVEEPERWSTYFLKIDDVKFRQKVVPGDTLLFRVELLGPVRHGISSMKGYMFVGDNVVSEATFTAQIIKNK
- the lpxD gene encoding UDP-3-O-(3-hydroxymyristoyl)glucosamine N-acyltransferase, which gives rise to MEFTAKQIAQLVQGTIDGDENAVVNTFAKIEEGKKGAISFLANEKYTHYLADTECSVVLVDESIKVEKPAKATLIRVKNARDCVAKLLQMYESMKPKKQGVDSLAFISPKAKIGNNVYIGAFAYIADGVEIGDGCQIYPHATIMENVKLGSNCIIYPNVSIYHDCKLGNNNIIHSGSVIGADGFGFAPNPETNSYDKIPQIGIVTIEDDVEIGANTCIDRSTMGSTYIRKGVKLDNLVQIAHNNDIGENTVMSAQVGIAGSTKVGQWCMFGGQVGISGHITIGDKVFLGAQSGVPSSLESNQSLIGTPPMESRPYFRSQAIFQRLPEMYKQLNALQKEIEELKKNK
- a CDS encoding HD domain-containing protein, yielding MNECKIINDPVFGFIKIPTGLLLNIVKHPLMQRLTRIKQLGMAPVVYPGAQHTRFQHSLGAFHLMSEAVLSLQQKGVFIFDSEVEAVQAAILMHDIGHGPFSHVLENTLIKGISHEEISLLMMDQINRDMNGELNLAIKIFKNEYPKKFLHQLISSQLDMDRLDYLRRDSFFTGVTEGNIGSARIIKMLNVVDDSLVVESKGIYSIENYLTSRRLMYWQVYLHKTAVGYEKILVNTLLRAKDLIKKGHKLFASPSFAYFLENEVDSDFFNSHPEALEHYIQLDDNDIWSAIKVWQNHEDKILSILAQDLINRKLFKVEIYDSPVSEDSINDYKQKISEKLNINFEDAHYLMSVNTIQKDMYDIHDDQISILSKDGTLRDITEASEILNVELLSKKICKYYFCYHRI
- the pyrF gene encoding orotidine-5'-phosphate decarboxylase; amino-acid sequence: MNRKQLIEQIFAKKSFLCVGLDTDLNKVPKHLLKEENPIFAFNKAIIDATAPYCVAYKPNLAFYECYGLKGIKAFEDTVTYLKENYPKHFIIADAKRGDIGNTSKMYAHTFFKEYDLDAVTVAPYMGEDSITPFLEYENKWVVLLALTSNKGSQDFQFFEDKDGTRLFERVLAKSQEWGTPENLIYVVGATQGRMFEDIRKLAPESFLLVPGVGAQGGSLQEVCKYGIIKDCGLLVNSSRGIIYASNEENFAEAAGIKAKELQEEMAAELAKL
- the prfA gene encoding peptide chain release factor 1 codes for the protein MAENNSILEKLDGLEARFEEVSTLITDPDVISDQQRYVKLTKEYKDLGDIMNARKRYINCITTISEAKDILTNESDPDMKEMARMELSENEELQPKLEEEIKLLLVPKDPEDDKNVQMEVRAGTGGDEAALFAGDIFNMYKRYCDKKGWTLSITSVSEGAVGGFKQIDFAVSGDGVYGILKYESGVHRVQRVPSTDTQGRMQTSAATVAVLPEADKFEVNINEGDIKWDTFRSSGAGGQNVNKVESGVRLRYPWKNPNTGEVEEILIECTETRDQPKNKERALSRLRTFIYDREHQKYVDDIANRRKSLVSTGDRSAKIRTYNYPQGRVTDHRIGFTTHDLPGFMNGEIQDMIDALIVAENAEKMKENEL
- a CDS encoding AIR synthase-related protein, with the translated sequence MDNRYMMRGVSAAKEDVHNAIKNIDKGLYPQAFCKIIPDILGGDPEYCNIMHADGAGTKSSLAYMYWKETGNLDVWRGIAQDAIVMNTDDLLCVGAVDNILVSSTIGRNKMLIPGEVISAIINGTDELLAEMREMGIGIYPTGGETADVGDLVRTIIVDSTVTCRMKRKDVIDNANIRPGDVIVGLSSTGQATYEKKYNGGMGSNGLTSARHDVFAKYLAEKYPESFDHAVPNELVYSGKYRLDDKVENSPLNAGELVLSPTRTYAPVIKRILDELRPEIHGMVHCTGGAQTKVLHFVNENCRVIKDNMFPVPPLFQAIKECSGTDWKEMYQVFNMGHRMEIYVRPEVADRIIAISKSFNIDAQVIGHIEEGPKSLTINSEFGTFEY
- a CDS encoding energy transducer TonB; translation: MKQKTFILLLFIVSMTVNSMAQTVRATGSTKAETSCDADKMPSFPGGEQALLQFLSKNIQYPTKAMEAGVQGRVLMSFAIDKDGSITDITAKDCTISSYDKKFFDKLTVEQQEKLKKECILAFAKEGVRLIRLMPNWKPGESKGKKVKALYRLPLSFRQ
- a CDS encoding histidinol phosphate phosphatase is translated as MANRPLAYTLTSQKATVGKFKDKKVFRARPTGRKRVDYRSFCDEVANATTFKGAEVEAVLRLAAEIAKKHVENGDIVEYGDLGTLSPSFQSKMVEKKEDFNPRVHITKPVVKLAPSKRYFTLEGVTYERVESVKPSGEGGSSSEEESMDP
- a CDS encoding shikimate dehydrogenase translates to MDKYGLIGVSLGHSFSIDYFNEKFQNENIDAEYINFEIPAIDNLREILNTNPELKGLNVTIPYKEQVIKYLDSMSPEAKAIGAVNVIRVEHNGSKTTLKGFNSDAIGFTRSIEPLLERYHKRALILGTGGAAKAVDYGLKSLGLETKFVSREKVLNGLTYDDLSPKIIRKFNVIINCTPLGMYPKVDQCPNLPYEAMDSHNLLYDLIYNPDETLFMKKGRKHGATVKNGLEMLLLQAFASWEFWNGREER